The following coding sequences lie in one Scatophagus argus isolate fScaArg1 chromosome 9, fScaArg1.pri, whole genome shotgun sequence genomic window:
- the LOC124064654 gene encoding cytochrome c oxidase subunit 6B1: MAENIEEKIKNYRTAPFDARFPNTNQTRNCFQNYLDFHRCNKALSAKDQDVSPCQWYQRVYKSLCPNSWVAKWDEQLENGSFPGKI; this comes from the exons ATGGCTGAGAATATCGAGGAGAAGATCAAGAACTACAGGACTGCCCCTTTTGACGCCCGGTTCCCCAACACCAATCAAACCCGCAACTGTTTCCAGAACTATCTGG ACTTCCACAGGTGCAACAAGGCCCTGTCAGCCAAAGACCAGGATGTGTCTCCTTGTCAGTGGTACCAGAGGGTTTACAAAAGCCTCTGCCCCAATAGCTGG GTTGCCAAATGGGATGAGCAGTTGGAGAATGGAAGCTTCCCAGGGAAGATCTGA